The Nocardia sp. NBC_00508 nucleotide sequence GCGTCCGGGCGCATACCCCGCCTATGCCACCGGCGCACTGCCGATACGCACGTAGCCCCCGCCGGTCGCACCGACGAGGGCCACGGGACGTGAGCGACGACTCAGTGCTACGCGTCCGGCGCGCCCGCCGGTCGCCCGACCGCCCGCCTGCGCGGCCGACTGCGCTGCGGCAATTCGACCGGAGCGGACTCGGAGTAGTCGATGGTAGGCGCGGGTGCCTGCTCAGCGGTGGGCAGCACGAACACCGCGCCCGAGCTATCCGCGGCGGGTGCGGCAGCCGAACGAGCAACCCTCCGGCGCCGAGCCGGGCGGTCCTGCCCCGATTCGGCCACACCGTTGGTGGTCGCCGGAGCACCGGACTCGACCGCCGAAGCAGACTCCACAGCCTGCACGGGCTCTGTTGCCAGAGCAGGCTCCGCAGTCCGAGCGGGCTCGGCAGCATGAGCAGGCTGTGGGGCCTGCGCGGGCTCGGCAACCCGAGCGGGTTCAGCAGCCTGCGCGGTCTCAGCCTGCACGGCTTCGGCAGCGCCTACCGGCTCGGCACCGCGAGCGGGCGCCGCGGCCTGCGCGGGCTCGGCAGCCGGGGCGGCCTCCGCAGCCCGGGCGGGCTCCGGCTCCACGGCGTCCACAGCCGCGACGGGCTCCGCCTGTTCGACGACCTCGACGACTTCGGCGGGCTCGGTCTCGGGCTCCTCGGCGGGCACCGCCACGGCGGCGTGGACAGTCGCCGCGCTCAGCGACTCCGCGGCGGCGCCGTCTTCGACGGCCGCGGCGAATTCGTCGGCCACCGCGGGCTCGACGGCCTCGGCCGTCTCCGCCCGAGTCTCAGCGACCGCTGACGCCGCAGCGGCCTTGTCGCCGGCCTGCGTCGCCTCCTGGTCGTCCTCGGGCTGGTGCGCGGCCATTGCCAGCGCCGCGGGGTGCGCCCGCTTGACGGCGGGGCCCTCCTCGGCGTGGTCGGCGGCGGGACCGGACCCATTCGACGGCTGGGCTTGGGCGGCCGCGCCCTTGTCCCGGCCGCGCCGCCTGCGCGAACCGCTTTCCCGGGTCCGCCCGGCGGCTTCCTCGCCCGAGCCGGGCTCCACCGGGTAGGCGTGCACCAGGATGCCGCGGCCGTGGCAGTGCTCGCAGGTGGTGGAGAACGCCTCGACCAGGCCGGTGCCCAGCTTCTTGCGGGTCATCTGGACCAAGCCCAGCGAGGTGACCTCGGAAACCTGATGGCGGGTACGGTCGCGGCCGAGCGCCTCGGTGAGGCGGCGCAGCACCAGATCGCGGTTGGACTCGAGCACCATGTCGATGAAGTCGACGACGATCATGCCGCCGATATCGCGCAGCCGCATCTGGCGCACGATCTCCTCGGCCGCCTCCAAGTTGTTCCTGGTGACCGTCTCCTCCAGGTTGCTACCGCCGGAACCGGTGAACTTGCCGGTGTTCACGTCGATGACCGTCATCGCCTCGGTGCGGTCGATCACCAGGGTGCCGCCGGAGGGCAGCCATACCTTGCGATCCAGGGCCTTGGCGAGCTGCTCGTCGATCCGGTGGGCCTCGAACACGTCGACGCCGCTGTTCTCGTGCCGGGCAACCCGGGCGAGCAGGTCCGGCGCGACGGTGCCGATGTACTTCTCCACCGTGCTCCAGGCCCGGTCGCCTTCGATGACCAGTTTGGAGAAATCCTCGTTGAAAAGGTCGCGGATGACCTTGACCAGGAGGTCCGGCTCCTCGTACAGCGACTTGGGCGCGTTGTTGTCCTTGCCGGTCTGCTCCTGGATCGTGCGCCAGGTGGCCTGCAGCCGTTCCACGTCGCGGGCCAGTTCGGTCTCGCTGACGCCCTCGGATGCGGTGCGGATGATCACGCCGGCGTCGGCGGGAACGATCTCGCGCAGGATCTCCTTCAGGCGCTTGCGTTCGGTATCGGGCAGCTTCCGGCTGATCCCGGTGGAGGTGCCGCCCGGCACGTACACCAGGAAGCGCCCGGCCAGGCTGATCTGCGTGGTCAGGCGGGCGCCCTTGTGACCGACCGGGTCCTTGCTCACCTGGACGAGCACCTGGGCGCCCGGCTTGAGCGCCTGCTCGATCTTGCGCTCCTTGCCGCCGAGCCCGGCTGCCTCCCAGTTCACCTCACCGGCGTAGAGCACACCGTTGCGGCCGCGGCCGATATCGACGAACGCCGCCTCCATGCTGGGCAGCACGTTCTGCACCTTGCCCAGGTAGACGTTGCCGACCATGGACGCGGAACCGGTGCTGGTGACGAAGTGCTCGACCAGGACGTTGTCTTCGAGCACCGCGACCTGCGTCGCGGTGGGATGGTCCGGGAAGGACTTCTCGCGCACCACCATCACCCGGTCGACCGCCTCGCGCCGGGCCAGGAACTCCGACTCGGTCAGGATCGGCGGACGGCGGCGGCCGGCTTCGCGGCCATCGCGCCGCCGCTGCCGCTTGGCTTCCAGCCGGGTGGAACCGGTGATGCCCTGGACCTCGTCCACTGTGGCGCGGCTGCGCGTCTTGTTGCGCGGCTCGCGCTCGTGCACGACCGTGTTCGGCGGATCGTCGTCGGCGGACTCGCTCTCGCCGGATTCGCCGGCCACCTTGCGGCGACGGCGACGACGGCGACGACGGCTCGAGCCCTCCGGCACCCCGTCGTCGTCCTCGGCGTCGTCGGTGGTGGCCTCGGCAGGCTCTGCCGCCTCGCCGGTCTCGGGAGTCGACTCGTCCTCGGTTTCGGACTCGGTCTCCTCGCCCTCGTCGGCTTCGGACTGCTGTTCGCCGCGACCGCGACCACGTCCGCGGCGACCGCGACGTCTGCGCCGTGGCTGGCCCTCGGCGTCACCCTGCTGGTCGGACGACTCGCGCTCGTCCTCGGCGACCTCGGTCTCGTCCTCGGCGACCTCGGTCTCGTCCTCGGCGGGCTCGGGTGTGGTCTCCTCGGTGCGCCGGGTCTCGCGTTCCGAGCGACGCTGCCTGCGCGCCTGCTCCGCGGCGGCGGCGTCCGGCGACAGGAACAGCGGCGCCTGCACGACGGCGGCCGATTCGAACACCGGCGGGGTGGCCGGTTCCGGTTCCTGCCGCACCACATGGGTGAACAACTGCGTCGTCGGCTGGTGCGCCGCGCCGACGCTCGGCGGCTGTCCGGGGCTCACCGCTTCCGGCGCGGAGAAGATGACGCCCGCGGCGGCGAAAGGTGTTCCGGTCTGTGGTTGTGGAGCGGGTTCCGGCGGTTCAGCCGCCGCGGGGGCGGTGGCGGCCGCCTGCGCGGTGCCCTTATCCGCCGGTTCCGCGGTGGGCGGCTGCGCGCTGGACTGCTCCTGTTCGGCCGCGGCGTCCGCCTCGACCGGCGCCAAAGCGTCGCGCACCGACTCCGCGACGGCTCGGTCGACGTTCGATTGCGCGCTGCGCGCGTCCGCCCCCATCTCGGTCAGTTTGGCCAGGATGCGCTTGCTCGTTACCCCCAGCAGCTTGGCGAGTGCGTGGACTCGGATTCGCTCCGGCAATTGTTCGGCATCCTGTGATGTTGTTTCCAGCGGCTCTTGATCGGCCACGAAGTCTCCTCGAACCCCCGGGCGCGTCCCTCCCAACGGGAGTGACGCGGCCGACGCGGGGGCGCTGTCCGTTCGACTCGCACCCGGTGGGCGCGAGGTCATGTGGTCTCGCCCCGCGTGCCCGGTTATCTCCTCGGTCGTTCGTCATTCGGGCTAACTGGTCACGCGGCGCCTGGCTGTATGGCTGAACTCCGCGGATCGAGCGCTCATCCAGCGTGCCGACGCGAACAGCGAGCCCGATAACCAGGCCTTTTGTCCGTAGCAGCGATGATCGGCATCGAACCGCAGTGTCATCCGGCTGCACTCGTCACGTCTTGTTCGCGCACCTGCACGAACAGTCGGCATCTAATGCAGCCGATGCCAGTATCCCACACCGCGCGCCGGGCGTTCGCCATCGGCGCTCGGGTCCGTCCCGCCCGCGGCGCGTTCGCCCTGCTCTGAGCGGCCCGGGCACGACGGTCCAGACCCGATCAGGCGGGCAGCTCCGGGAACCAGAGGGCGATCTCACGCTTGGCCGATTCGGGCGAATCAGACCCGTGCACCAGGTTCTCCTGCGTCTCGAGAGCGAAGTCTCCGCGAATGCTGCCTGGCACGGCCTTCTCGACCGGATCGGTGCCGCCGGCGATCTGCCGGAACGCCGCGATGGCCCGCGGGCCCTCCAGGATGGCCGCGACGACCGGTCCCGAAGTGATGAACTCGATCAGGGAACCGAAGAACGGCTTCTCGGCGTGCTCGGCGTAGTGGCCCTTGGCCAGCTCCTCGGACACCTGCTTCAGCTCGAGGGCGACGATCTTCAGCCCCTTGCGCTCGATGCGTGCCAGCACCTCGCCGACAAGGCCACGGGATACCCCGTCCGGCTTGATGAGTACCAACGTCTGCTCAGTCACGGCGCACAGCCTATCCGGCAACCTTCCGGGCGACTCACCAGCGGTCGTTCCGGGGCGCCTGGGCCTGCGGACTGCGTCGCGGAAGCGCTCTCTCGTCGATCGCCGCCTACGTCCTCGTCATCGGCTGGACCGCGCCGACGATGCTCTATACGGCGTTACACGAGTACACACCTCGGCGCGGACCGTGCGACGGCGGCTAGTCGCGCCGGATTCGCTGGCTCGGCAGCAAGCCCTTTTCCATCCGGCCCCGCACGTCGGCGCGCAGCATCAGGATGAAGCTCCAGACCAGGGCGAACACCACGCCGATGATGCCGATGGAGAGGTGGATGAACGCGCCGAGCAGGACGAGCGCTTGCAGCGCGAGGTTGAACGGCAAGGCCCAAGGCCGCCGCTGCAACCCGGCGCCGAGGAACATCGCCACCGCGAGGACCACGAGGTAGGTGCCGGACAGCCAAGTCACCCCACCGCCGACGTCGGCGACCACCGGCAGCGCGAGCAACACCACGATCGCCTCGAGCACCAGGGTGCCCGCCATCACCCCGCGGAAGCCCTTCCACGGGTCGGTCGCGGGCGGCGGCACCGGCCGCTCGCCCTGGTCGGCGGGTTCACTCATGCTGTGCCCTCCTCAGCGTGCACGGCCCACCTCCGGGCCCGACCCGTCATGCCGGGTCCTTCCCGAACAGCGCGCGGGTCGCGCCCGCCGTCACCACGGAGCCCGTGACGACGACGCCCGCTC carries:
- a CDS encoding translation initiation factor IF-2 N-terminal domain-containing protein yields the protein MADQEPLETTSQDAEQLPERIRVHALAKLLGVTSKRILAKLTEMGADARSAQSNVDRAVAESVRDALAPVEADAAAEQEQSSAQPPTAEPADKGTAQAAATAPAAAEPPEPAPQPQTGTPFAAAGVIFSAPEAVSPGQPPSVGAAHQPTTQLFTHVVRQEPEPATPPVFESAAVVQAPLFLSPDAAAAEQARRQRRSERETRRTEETTPEPAEDETEVAEDETEVAEDERESSDQQGDAEGQPRRRRRGRRGRGRGRGEQQSEADEGEETESETEDESTPETGEAAEPAEATTDDAEDDDGVPEGSSRRRRRRRRRKVAGESGESESADDDPPNTVVHEREPRNKTRSRATVDEVQGITGSTRLEAKRQRRRDGREAGRRRPPILTESEFLARREAVDRVMVVREKSFPDHPTATQVAVLEDNVLVEHFVTSTGSASMVGNVYLGKVQNVLPSMEAAFVDIGRGRNGVLYAGEVNWEAAGLGGKERKIEQALKPGAQVLVQVSKDPVGHKGARLTTQISLAGRFLVYVPGGTSTGISRKLPDTERKRLKEILREIVPADAGVIIRTASEGVSETELARDVERLQATWRTIQEQTGKDNNAPKSLYEEPDLLVKVIRDLFNEDFSKLVIEGDRAWSTVEKYIGTVAPDLLARVARHENSGVDVFEAHRIDEQLAKALDRKVWLPSGGTLVIDRTEAMTVIDVNTGKFTGSGGSNLEETVTRNNLEAAEEIVRQMRLRDIGGMIVVDFIDMVLESNRDLVLRRLTEALGRDRTRHQVSEVTSLGLVQMTRKKLGTGLVEAFSTTCEHCHGRGILVHAYPVEPGSGEEAAGRTRESGSRRRRGRDKGAAAQAQPSNGSGPAADHAEEGPAVKRAHPAALAMAAHQPEDDQEATQAGDKAAAASAVAETRAETAEAVEPAVADEFAAAVEDGAAAESLSAATVHAAVAVPAEEPETEPAEVVEVVEQAEPVAAVDAVEPEPARAAEAAPAAEPAQAAAPARGAEPVGAAEAVQAETAQAAEPARVAEPAQAPQPAHAAEPARTAEPALATEPVQAVESASAVESGAPATTNGVAESGQDRPARRRRVARSAAAPAADSSGAVFVLPTAEQAPAPTIDYSESAPVELPQRSRPRRRAVGRPAGAPDA
- the ndk gene encoding nucleoside-diphosphate kinase codes for the protein MTEQTLVLIKPDGVSRGLVGEVLARIERKGLKIVALELKQVSEELAKGHYAEHAEKPFFGSLIEFITSGPVVAAILEGPRAIAAFRQIAGGTDPVEKAVPGSIRGDFALETQENLVHGSDSPESAKREIALWFPELPA
- a CDS encoding DUF4233 domain-containing protein, translating into MSEPADQGERPVPPPATDPWKGFRGVMAGTLVLEAIVVLLALPVVADVGGGVTWLSGTYLVVLAVAMFLGAGLQRRPWALPFNLALQALVLLGAFIHLSIGIIGVVFALVWSFILMLRADVRGRMEKGLLPSQRIRRD